One window of the Streptomyces sp. TS71-3 genome contains the following:
- a CDS encoding ANTAR domain-containing response regulator has translation MTAPESPQPSADDGKEHVPPATTRVVIAEDEALIRLDLKEMLEEEGYSVVGEAGDGERAVELAREHRPDLVILDVKMPKLDGISAAERIAEESIAPVLMLTAFSQRDLVERARDAGAMAYLVKPFSKSDVVPAIEMAVSRFTELRALEKEVADLTQRLETRKLVDRAKSVLQTDYGLSEPAAFRWIQKTSMDRRMSMQQVAEAVIEDAEEKKAAKDK, from the coding sequence GTGACCGCCCCCGAGTCCCCTCAGCCTTCTGCCGACGATGGGAAGGAACACGTCCCACCGGCGACGACCCGCGTCGTCATCGCCGAGGACGAGGCATTGATCCGCCTCGATCTCAAGGAGATGCTCGAGGAGGAGGGCTACTCCGTCGTCGGCGAGGCGGGAGACGGCGAGCGCGCCGTCGAGCTGGCCCGAGAGCACCGCCCCGACCTGGTCATCCTCGATGTGAAGATGCCGAAGCTGGACGGCATCTCGGCGGCCGAGCGGATCGCCGAGGAGTCGATCGCGCCGGTGCTGATGCTCACCGCGTTCTCCCAGCGCGACCTGGTCGAGCGGGCGCGGGACGCGGGCGCCATGGCGTATCTGGTGAAGCCGTTCAGCAAGAGCGACGTGGTCCCGGCCATCGAGATGGCGGTCTCCCGGTTCACCGAGCTGCGCGCCCTGGAGAAGGAGGTCGCCGACCTCACCCAGCGGCTGGAGACGAGGAAACTGGTGGACCGCGCGAAGTCCGTTCTCCAGACCGACTACGGGCTGAGCGAGCCGGCGGCGTTCCGGTGGATCCAGAAGACCTCGATGGATCGCCGGATGTCCATGCAGCAGGTGGCGGAAGCGGTCATCGAGGACGCCGAGGAGAAGAAGGCGGCCAAGGACAAGTAG
- a CDS encoding branched-chain amino acid ABC transporter permease, translating into MNTMTTTTKSTPPAMDTPPARGLLPLPAGLARALVPAGGLITVVSAFLPWTWTSDFAGDLTYYGYPAGLQLLAIVAGVITVAFGLGAHGVKGLRWLNPGKSPNALFLAALSAFAVTWYTGIAITIELGGLVNLEPGGLLAMAGGLVGVLGALGLPQPADNEATGLAAYFSRPAHIPEADLPSDWVQRVILTLVVALGLVVFTYGIGIDPEESETFIGFVLLLAIGAWALNTSGLTVRYSRLNAGHRGFSTTMAFIAAVIFPFTQSDDHNANLGVNILIFATVALGLNIVVGLTGLLDLGYVAFLGVGAYAAALVSGSEFSRFSGVHVPFWGAALIGMGSSLVFGVLIGAPTLRLRGDYLAIVTLGFGEIFRIAVNNMDGSSGPDITNGPDGITNVPDLNVFGFDFSQSHDLGPFTIGRFANYFFLMLIFTAIVVLVFTRAADSRIGRSWVAIREDETAATAMGINGFRVKLVAFALGATLAGLAGTVYAHETYGVVPNPYQFAGAAPPNSAFLLAAVVLGGMGTVGGPLLGASLLYLIPEKLGFLKEYELLAFGVALVLLMRFRPEGIISDSRKKLEFRATGQMDVPDQTTLEPATGVAKAGG; encoded by the coding sequence ATGAACACCATGACCACCACCACGAAAAGCACCCCACCGGCCATGGACACTCCCCCGGCGCGGGGTCTGCTGCCCCTGCCGGCCGGCCTCGCGCGGGCCCTCGTCCCGGCCGGCGGTCTGATCACCGTCGTCAGCGCGTTCCTGCCGTGGACCTGGACCTCCGACTTCGCCGGTGACCTCACCTACTACGGCTATCCGGCGGGGCTCCAGCTCCTCGCGATCGTCGCCGGAGTCATCACCGTCGCCTTCGGCCTCGGTGCCCACGGCGTGAAGGGGCTGCGCTGGCTCAACCCGGGCAAGAGCCCCAACGCGCTCTTCCTCGCCGCCCTCTCGGCGTTCGCGGTCACCTGGTACACGGGCATCGCCATCACCATCGAGCTCGGCGGCCTGGTCAACCTGGAGCCGGGCGGCCTCCTCGCCATGGCCGGCGGGCTCGTCGGGGTCCTGGGCGCCCTCGGCCTGCCGCAGCCCGCGGACAACGAGGCGACGGGCCTCGCCGCGTACTTCAGCAGGCCGGCCCACATACCCGAGGCCGACCTGCCCAGCGACTGGGTCCAGCGGGTCATCCTGACCCTGGTCGTCGCCCTCGGCCTGGTGGTCTTCACCTACGGCATCGGGATCGACCCGGAGGAGAGCGAGACCTTCATCGGCTTCGTCCTCCTCCTCGCCATCGGCGCCTGGGCCCTGAACACCTCCGGCCTGACCGTGCGGTACTCCCGGCTCAACGCCGGCCACCGCGGTTTCTCCACCACCATGGCCTTCATCGCCGCGGTGATCTTCCCGTTCACGCAGTCGGACGACCACAACGCCAACCTCGGCGTGAACATCCTGATCTTCGCCACGGTCGCCCTCGGCCTGAACATCGTCGTCGGCCTCACCGGCCTGCTCGACCTCGGCTACGTCGCCTTCCTCGGTGTGGGGGCCTACGCGGCGGCGCTGGTCTCCGGTTCCGAGTTCTCCCGGTTCTCCGGCGTGCACGTGCCCTTCTGGGGCGCGGCGCTCATCGGGATGGGCTCCAGCCTGGTCTTCGGTGTCCTCATCGGCGCCCCGACGCTACGGCTGCGCGGCGACTACCTGGCGATCGTCACCCTGGGCTTCGGAGAGATCTTCCGCATCGCCGTCAACAACATGGACGGCAGCTCGGGCCCGGACATCACCAACGGCCCGGACGGCATCACCAACGTGCCGGACCTCAACGTCTTCGGGTTCGACTTCTCCCAGTCGCACGATCTCGGCCCCTTCACCATCGGCCGGTTCGCGAACTACTTCTTCCTGATGCTGATCTTCACGGCGATCGTGGTGCTCGTCTTCACCCGCGCTGCCGACTCCCGCATCGGGCGGTCCTGGGTCGCCATCCGCGAGGACGAGACCGCCGCCACCGCCATGGGCATCAACGGCTTCCGGGTGAAGCTCGTCGCGTTCGCCCTCGGCGCCACCCTCGCCGGCCTGGCCGGCACGGTGTACGCGCACGAGACCTACGGCGTCGTGCCCAACCCGTACCAGTTCGCCGGCGCGGCCCCGCCCAACTCGGCGTTCCTGCTCGCCGCCGTGGTGCTGGGCGGCATGGGCACGGTGGGCGGCCCGCTGCTCGGCGCCAGCCTGCTGTACCTCATCCCGGAGAAGCTCGGCTTCCTCAAGGAGTACGAGCTGCTGGCCTTCGGTGTCGCCCTGGTCCTCCTGATGCGCTTCCGCCCCGAGGGGATCATCTCCGACAGCCGCAAGAAGCTCGAGTTCCGGGCGACCGGGCAGATGGACGTCCCGGACCAGACGACCCTGGAGCCGGCCACCGGCGTCGCCAAGGCGGGGGGCTGA
- a CDS encoding bifunctional UDP-sugar hydrolase/5'-nucleotidase produces the protein MPHGRGTFPGRSAVTGAGMAVAGGTAAPGAAAGADADPEPGTGRLGGREPRRYSFTVMGTTDLHGNVFNWDYFTDREFDDDAHNDVGLAKVSTLVSGVREEKGPGNTLLIDAGDTIQGTQLSYYYARVDPITADAGPVHPMARAMNAMGYDAAALGNHEFNYGIPLLRKFEEQCDFPLLAANALDAGTGRPAFRPYVLRRLGTPGGPDVRVAVLGLTNPGIAVWDKQNVSGRMTFPGLVEQAAHWVPRLRSMGADVVVVAAHSGADGGPSYGGQLPYDENVAARIAERVPGIDAILVGHAHVEIPERRVANEETGRQVVLSEPLKWGQRLTLFDFDLVWSRGQWVVERVGAGVLNSNTAAEDPAVTGLLAEEHKKVVAYVNQVVGTSKTATDTAEGPYKDVPLIALINQVQTETVRAALAGGAYADLPVLSQASCFSRAVRIAAGDITIRDAAGLYPFDNTLEARLVTGAQVRDYLEYSAKYYVRTAPGAPVDPARLTNAEDTPDYNYDVVSGLTYRIDIARPAGSRITDLRFRGEPLDDSARFVFAVNNYRAGGGGNYPHLPGAERVWSSSEEIRDTIVAWVQKQGAIDPGSFAPVGWGLTRAGVPVFGGAASSVR, from the coding sequence ATGCCGCACGGCAGAGGGACCTTCCCGGGGCGGTCCGCCGTCACGGGAGCGGGCATGGCCGTGGCGGGCGGCACCGCCGCGCCCGGGGCGGCCGCCGGAGCGGACGCCGACCCTGAACCGGGCACCGGGCGGCTCGGAGGCCGGGAACCGCGGCGCTACTCGTTCACCGTCATGGGCACCACGGATCTGCACGGGAATGTCTTCAACTGGGACTATTTCACCGACCGGGAATTCGACGACGACGCCCACAATGACGTCGGCCTCGCGAAGGTGTCCACGCTGGTGTCCGGCGTCCGCGAGGAGAAGGGCCCCGGGAACACCCTGCTGATCGACGCCGGCGACACCATTCAGGGCACCCAGCTCTCGTACTACTACGCCAGGGTCGATCCGATCACCGCGGATGCGGGTCCGGTGCATCCGATGGCGCGGGCCATGAACGCCATGGGATATGACGCCGCGGCCCTCGGCAATCACGAGTTCAATTACGGTATTCCGCTGCTGCGGAAGTTCGAGGAGCAGTGCGACTTCCCGCTGCTGGCCGCGAACGCCCTGGACGCCGGAACGGGGCGGCCCGCATTCCGCCCCTATGTCCTCAGACGGCTGGGCACTCCTGGCGGCCCCGACGTGCGGGTCGCGGTCCTGGGGCTCACCAATCCCGGTATCGCCGTCTGGGACAAGCAGAACGTCTCGGGGCGGATGACCTTCCCCGGCCTGGTGGAGCAGGCCGCCCACTGGGTGCCGAGGCTGCGGTCGATGGGCGCGGACGTGGTGGTCGTCGCGGCGCACTCGGGTGCGGACGGCGGCCCGTCGTACGGCGGCCAGCTCCCGTACGACGAGAACGTCGCGGCTCGGATCGCGGAGCGGGTGCCGGGCATCGACGCGATCCTGGTGGGCCACGCGCATGTGGAGATCCCGGAGCGGCGGGTCGCCAACGAGGAGACGGGGCGGCAGGTCGTGCTCTCCGAGCCGCTCAAGTGGGGGCAGCGGCTGACCCTGTTCGACTTCGACCTGGTGTGGTCGCGGGGGCAGTGGGTGGTGGAGCGGGTGGGCGCGGGGGTCCTGAACTCCAACACGGCCGCCGAGGACCCGGCGGTCACGGGTCTGCTGGCCGAGGAGCACAAGAAGGTCGTCGCGTACGTCAACCAGGTCGTCGGCACCTCGAAGACGGCGACGGACACCGCGGAGGGGCCCTACAAGGACGTGCCGCTGATCGCCCTGATCAACCAGGTGCAGACCGAGACCGTGCGGGCGGCGCTGGCCGGCGGTGCGTACGCGGACCTGCCGGTGCTGTCACAGGCCTCGTGCTTCTCCCGGGCGGTTCGGATCGCGGCCGGTGACATCACGATCAGGGACGCCGCCGGGCTCTACCCGTTCGACAACACCCTGGAGGCCCGGCTGGTCACGGGTGCACAGGTGCGGGACTACCTGGAGTACTCGGCGAAGTACTACGTACGGACCGCGCCGGGCGCGCCGGTGGATCCGGCGAGGCTCACCAACGCGGAGGACACCCCGGACTACAACTACGACGTGGTGTCCGGCCTGACCTACCGGATCGACATCGCGCGGCCTGCCGGTTCCCGGATCACGGATCTGCGGTTTCGGGGCGAGCCGCTGGACGACTCCGCGCGGTTCGTGTTCGCGGTGAACAACTACCGGGCGGGTGGTGGGGGCAACTACCCGCACCTGCCGGGGGCGGAGCGGGTCTGGTCCAGTTCGGAGGAGATCCGGGACACGATCGTCGCGTGGGTGCAGAAGCAGGGGGCGATCGATCCGGGATCGTTCGCCCCGGTGGGGTGGGGGCTGACCCGGGCCGGGGTGCCGGTGTTCGGCGGGGCCGCTTCCTCAGTCCGGTGA
- a CDS encoding sulfotransferase encodes MDGALDRAVGYVAPPAPRLVDSPVFVLSSVRSGSTLLRVLLNSHSQIRAPHEMHLRTLHVHLAREFTAQAMKELALDKEELEHVLWDRLLHLELKRSGKDVIVDKTPPNTLMWPRLSRCWPNARYIILLRHPAAVVTSLASRRTDPDLTEIEAEVLNYSEKLEEARTHLRAHVVTYEQLTAEPEKVTRGLCDHLGVPWESGMLDYGSHDHGDFQPQLGDWSSAIKSGRIQSARGADPDVRLPGRLGELADEWGYRTD; translated from the coding sequence GTGGACGGCGCACTGGACCGGGCGGTCGGGTACGTCGCCCCGCCCGCCCCCCGGCTGGTCGACTCGCCGGTCTTCGTGCTCTCCTCCGTGCGCTCCGGCTCCACCCTGCTGAGGGTCCTGCTGAACAGCCACTCCCAGATCCGCGCCCCGCACGAGATGCACCTGCGCACCCTCCACGTCCACCTGGCCCGCGAGTTCACCGCGCAGGCCATGAAGGAGCTGGCGCTCGACAAGGAGGAGCTGGAGCACGTCCTGTGGGACCGGCTGCTCCACCTGGAGCTGAAGCGCAGCGGCAAGGACGTCATCGTCGACAAGACGCCCCCGAACACCCTGATGTGGCCGCGCCTGAGTCGATGTTGGCCGAACGCCCGCTACATCATCCTGCTGCGCCATCCGGCCGCCGTCGTCACCTCGCTGGCCAGCCGCCGCACCGACCCCGACCTCACCGAGATCGAGGCGGAGGTGCTGAACTACAGCGAGAAGCTGGAGGAGGCGCGCACGCACCTGCGGGCCCATGTGGTCACCTACGAGCAGCTCACCGCCGAGCCCGAGAAGGTCACCCGGGGCCTCTGCGACCACCTCGGCGTCCCCTGGGAGAGCGGCATGCTCGACTACGGCAGCCATGACCACGGCGACTTCCAGCCCCAGCTGGGGGACTGGAGCAGCGCGATCAAGTCGGGCCGCATCCAGAGCGCCCGCGGTGCCGACCCGGACGTCCGGCTGCCGGGCCGGCTGGGGGAGCTCGCGGACGAGTGGGGCTACCGGACGGACTGA
- the pyk gene encoding pyruvate kinase: protein MRRAKIVCTLGPATDSYDQIKALVDAGMDVARLNLSHGSYAEHEERYQRVRKASDEIGRSVGILADLQGPKIRLGHFTEGPVLLERGDTFTITVEQDFEGDRQCCGTTYEGLAADVTTGERILVDDGKVTLEVTGVDGPRVQTLVVEGGMVSDHKGLNLPGVAVSVPALSDKDQADLRWALRTGADVVALSFVRSGQDIVDVHRIMDEEGRRVPVIAKLEKPQAVENLDEIVAAFDGIMVARGDLGVEMPLEQVPIVQKRAVALAKRNAKPVIVATQMLESMIDNSRPTRAEASDVANAVIDGTDAVMLSGETSVGKYPVETVRTMAKIVEAAEEDILAKGLPPINERSKPRTQGGAVARAAADIGDFLGAKFLVAFTQSGDTVRRLSRYRSPIPLLAFTPDPATRAQLNLTWGVETFLGPHVNSTDAMVEQVDDELLRLGRCAKGDIVIITAGSPPGVSGTTNLLRVHHIGEDDSPR, encoded by the coding sequence ATGCGTCGAGCAAAGATCGTCTGTACTTTGGGCCCCGCCACCGATTCGTACGACCAGATCAAGGCACTGGTCGACGCCGGAATGGACGTAGCCCGCCTCAATCTCAGCCACGGCAGTTACGCCGAGCACGAGGAGCGCTACCAGCGCGTGCGGAAGGCCTCCGACGAGATCGGGCGGAGCGTCGGAATCCTCGCCGACCTTCAGGGCCCGAAGATCCGGCTCGGCCACTTCACCGAGGGACCCGTACTTCTTGAACGCGGTGACACCTTCACCATCACGGTGGAGCAGGACTTCGAAGGCGACCGCCAGTGCTGCGGCACCACCTACGAGGGCCTCGCGGCGGACGTCACCACGGGCGAGCGGATCCTCGTCGACGACGGGAAGGTCACCCTGGAGGTGACCGGCGTGGACGGCCCGCGCGTGCAGACCCTGGTGGTCGAGGGCGGCATGGTCTCCGACCACAAGGGCCTCAACCTCCCGGGCGTCGCCGTCTCCGTCCCCGCGCTCTCCGACAAGGACCAGGCCGACCTCCGCTGGGCGCTGCGCACCGGCGCCGACGTCGTGGCCCTGTCCTTCGTCCGCAGCGGGCAGGACATCGTGGACGTGCACCGCATCATGGACGAGGAGGGCCGCCGGGTCCCCGTCATCGCCAAGCTGGAGAAGCCGCAGGCCGTCGAGAACCTCGACGAGATCGTGGCGGCCTTCGACGGCATCATGGTGGCCCGCGGCGACCTCGGCGTGGAGATGCCGCTGGAGCAGGTGCCGATCGTCCAGAAGCGCGCCGTGGCCCTGGCCAAGCGGAACGCCAAGCCGGTGATCGTCGCCACCCAGATGCTGGAGTCGATGATCGACAACTCCCGGCCGACCCGCGCCGAGGCCTCCGACGTCGCCAACGCCGTGATCGACGGCACCGACGCCGTGATGCTCTCCGGGGAGACCAGCGTCGGCAAGTACCCCGTCGAGACCGTCAGGACGATGGCGAAGATCGTCGAGGCGGCCGAGGAGGACATCCTCGCCAAGGGGCTGCCGCCGATCAACGAGCGGAGCAAGCCCCGCACCCAGGGCGGTGCGGTGGCCCGCGCGGCCGCCGACATCGGAGACTTCCTGGGCGCGAAGTTCCTGGTCGCCTTCACGCAGTCCGGCGACACCGTGCGGCGCCTGTCCCGCTACCGCTCGCCGATCCCGCTGCTCGCCTTCACCCCCGACCCGGCCACCCGGGCCCAGCTCAACCTCACCTGGGGCGTGGAGACCTTCCTCGGCCCGCACGTGAACTCCACCGACGCCATGGTGGAGCAGGTGGACGACGAGCTGCTGAGGCTCGGGCGGTGCGCCAAGGGCGACATCGTGATCATCACGGCAGGCTCGCCGCCCGGGGTGTCCGGCACCACGAACCTGCTCCGGGTGCACCACATCGGCGAGGACGACTCACCGCGCTAG
- a CDS encoding ABC transporter ATP-binding protein → MTTTTETTTVLQADGVTMRFGGLTAVRDVSLTVSAGEIVGLIGPNGAGKTTFFNCLTGLYIPTEGRVAYRGTTLPPKPHLVTQAGIARTFQNIRLFANMTVLENVLVGRHTRTKEGLWSALLRGPGFRKAEAASRARAMELLEFTGLTRKADHLARNLPYGEQRKLEIARALASEPGLLLLDEPTAGMNPQETRAAEELVFAIRDKGIAVLVIEHDMRFIFNLCDRVAVLVQGQKLVEGTPDVVQADERVIAAYIGSPMDDSPEDEALAEVEAAEAAVGAADTQEDAK, encoded by the coding sequence ATGACCACCACCACCGAGACCACCACCGTCCTCCAGGCGGACGGCGTGACGATGCGTTTCGGCGGCCTCACCGCCGTCCGGGACGTCTCGCTCACGGTGAGCGCCGGCGAGATCGTCGGCCTCATCGGCCCCAACGGCGCCGGTAAGACCACCTTCTTCAACTGCCTCACGGGCCTCTACATCCCCACCGAGGGACGCGTCGCCTACCGGGGCACCACCCTGCCGCCCAAGCCCCACCTGGTCACCCAGGCCGGCATCGCGCGGACCTTCCAGAACATCCGGCTCTTCGCCAACATGACCGTCCTGGAGAACGTCCTCGTCGGCCGGCACACCCGCACCAAGGAAGGCCTCTGGTCGGCCCTGCTGCGCGGCCCCGGGTTCCGCAAGGCGGAGGCGGCCTCGCGGGCCCGCGCCATGGAGCTGCTGGAGTTCACCGGCCTCACCAGGAAGGCGGACCACCTGGCGCGCAACCTCCCCTACGGCGAGCAGCGCAAGCTGGAGATCGCCCGCGCCCTCGCCAGCGAGCCCGGGCTGCTGCTGCTCGACGAGCCGACCGCGGGCATGAACCCGCAGGAGACCAGGGCCGCCGAGGAGCTCGTCTTCGCCATCCGGGACAAGGGCATCGCCGTCCTGGTCATCGAGCACGACATGCGGTTCATCTTCAACCTCTGCGACCGCGTCGCCGTCCTCGTCCAGGGCCAGAAGCTCGTCGAGGGCACGCCCGACGTCGTCCAGGCCGACGAGCGCGTCATCGCCGCCTACATCGGCAGCCCCATGGACGACTCGCCGGAGGACGAGGCACTCGCCGAGGTCGAGGCCGCCGAGGCGGCGGTCGGCGCCGCGGACACCCAGGAGGACGCCAAGTGA
- a CDS encoding branched-chain amino acid ABC transporter permease, translated as MHALPQQLANGLFLGSMYGLIAIGYTMVYGIVQLINFAHGEIFMTGGFGALTVYVYILPAGTSMWVAVPLMIVGGGLVAVLVAIGAERFAYRPLRGAPRLAPLITAIGLSLALQQLVFNLYPHARSAISFPGLPFGPYHLGSVRIQAGDIFLLIAAPVCMAALAFFTKTSRTGRAMQATAQDPDTAQLMGINTNKIIVIAFAIGGFFAAIAGVAYGFKIGSVSYDMGFQAGLKAFTAAVLGGIGNIYGAMLGGLVLGLAEAIATSYISDIPGMHQLGGQAWAAVWAFVLLILVLLFRPQGLLGERVADRA; from the coding sequence GTGCATGCTCTGCCGCAGCAGCTGGCCAACGGGCTGTTCCTCGGCTCGATGTACGGGCTGATAGCCATCGGTTACACGATGGTCTACGGCATCGTCCAGCTCATCAACTTCGCCCACGGCGAGATCTTCATGACCGGCGGCTTCGGCGCACTCACGGTCTACGTCTACATCCTTCCCGCAGGCACCTCCATGTGGGTCGCCGTCCCCCTCATGATCGTGGGAGGCGGGCTCGTCGCGGTCCTCGTCGCGATCGGCGCCGAACGCTTCGCCTACCGGCCACTACGTGGCGCGCCCCGGCTGGCCCCGCTCATCACGGCGATCGGCCTGTCCCTCGCGCTCCAGCAGCTCGTCTTCAACCTCTACCCGCACGCCAGGTCCGCGATCTCGTTTCCCGGACTGCCCTTCGGGCCGTACCACCTGGGCAGCGTCCGCATCCAGGCCGGCGACATCTTCCTGCTGATCGCCGCCCCCGTGTGCATGGCCGCCCTGGCGTTCTTCACCAAGACCTCGCGCACCGGCCGCGCCATGCAGGCCACCGCCCAGGACCCGGACACGGCGCAGCTCATGGGCATCAACACCAACAAGATCATTGTGATCGCGTTCGCGATCGGCGGTTTCTTCGCCGCCATCGCCGGTGTCGCCTACGGGTTCAAGATCGGCAGCGTCTCGTACGACATGGGCTTCCAGGCAGGTCTGAAGGCCTTCACCGCGGCGGTCCTCGGCGGCATCGGGAACATCTACGGCGCCATGCTCGGCGGTCTGGTACTCGGCCTCGCGGAGGCCATCGCCACCTCCTACATCTCCGACATCCCCGGGATGCACCAGCTCGGCGGGCAGGCCTGGGCGGCGGTCTGGGCCTTCGTCCTGCTCATCCTTGTCCTGCTGTTCAGGCCACAAGGCCTCCTAGGCGAACGCGTCGCTGACAGGGCGTGA
- a CDS encoding SIMPL domain-containing protein encodes MTTHPPAGGAEPSAPVPYGTPEAPRVAVRGEAHLERDPEIARIDITVGARGSSRRAALDDLTGRNAAVLDLVGEYGDAVERLETGAFSISPELSRHGRGERVRAYHGRVRIGAELADFTALGELVSRLADQDLTQVDGPWWALRPDSPVHREVRQQAVREAVQRAREYAQALGTELAALVEIADIGAEQPIAPGAPAGMHRRMPTSSFAGAPGGEAAPLDLQPQRQHVHAQVNARFTMIAPHL; translated from the coding sequence ATGACCACGCACCCGCCCGCCGGCGGCGCCGAGCCGTCCGCGCCCGTGCCCTACGGCACCCCCGAAGCCCCCCGCGTCGCGGTCCGCGGCGAGGCGCACCTGGAGCGTGATCCGGAGATCGCCCGGATCGACATCACCGTCGGTGCCCGCGGCTCCAGCAGGCGCGCCGCCCTCGACGACCTCACCGGCCGGAACGCGGCCGTCCTCGACCTGGTCGGGGAGTACGGGGATGCCGTGGAGCGGCTGGAGACGGGCGCCTTCTCCATCAGCCCCGAGCTCTCACGGCACGGCCGCGGCGAACGGGTCCGCGCCTACCACGGCCGGGTCCGCATCGGTGCCGAGCTGGCCGACTTCACCGCGCTCGGCGAGCTCGTCAGCCGCCTCGCCGACCAGGACCTCACCCAGGTCGACGGCCCCTGGTGGGCGCTGCGCCCCGACTCGCCCGTGCACCGCGAGGTCCGCCAGCAGGCGGTGCGTGAGGCGGTGCAGCGCGCCCGCGAGTACGCCCAGGCGCTGGGTACGGAACTCGCCGCGCTGGTGGAGATAGCGGACATCGGCGCCGAGCAGCCGATAGCCCCCGGTGCCCCCGCCGGCATGCACAGGCGGATGCCCACCTCGTCGTTCGCCGGTGCCCCCGGAGGGGAGGCCGCCCCGCTCGACCTCCAACCGCAACGCCAGCACGTCCATGCTCAGGTCAATGCTCGCTTCACTATGATTGCGCCGCATTTGTGA
- a CDS encoding ABC transporter ATP-binding protein, whose protein sequence is MTALLEVDDLRVAYGKIEAVKGISFQVKAGEIVTLIGTNGAGKTTTLRTLSGLLKARSGTVTFDGEPLKRLRPDQIVARGLAHSPEGRHIFPRMTIEENLLLGAFLRKDKAGVAADVQRAYDLFPILGERRRQAAGTLSGGEQQMLAMGRALMSRPKLLMLDEPSMGLSPIMMQKIMSTIRELSSEGITILLIEQNAQAALSLADQGHVMEVGTISVSGTGQALLHDESVRKAYLGED, encoded by the coding sequence GTGACCGCGCTCCTAGAGGTCGACGACCTCCGCGTCGCCTACGGCAAGATCGAGGCCGTCAAGGGCATCTCCTTCCAGGTGAAGGCGGGTGAGATCGTCACCCTCATCGGCACCAACGGCGCCGGCAAGACGACCACCCTGCGCACCCTCTCCGGGCTGCTCAAGGCGCGTTCCGGCACCGTCACCTTCGACGGGGAGCCGCTCAAGAGGCTGCGGCCCGACCAGATCGTGGCCCGCGGGCTCGCCCACTCCCCCGAGGGCCGGCACATCTTCCCGCGCATGACGATCGAGGAGAACCTCCTCCTCGGCGCCTTCCTCCGCAAGGACAAGGCGGGGGTCGCGGCGGACGTGCAGCGTGCCTACGACCTCTTCCCCATCCTCGGGGAACGCCGCAGGCAGGCCGCGGGCACGCTCTCGGGCGGTGAGCAGCAGATGCTGGCCATGGGCCGGGCGCTGATGTCCCGGCCGAAGCTGCTCATGCTCGACGAGCCCTCCATGGGCCTCTCGCCGATCATGATGCAGAAGATCATGTCGACGATCCGCGAGCTCAGCTCCGAGGGGATCACCATCCTGCTCATCGAGCAGAACGCGCAGGCAGCCCTCTCGCTGGCCGACCAGGGCCACGTCATGGAGGTCGGCACGATCTCCGTCTCGGGCACCGGCCAGGCCCTCCTGCACGACGAGTCCGTCCGCAAGGCGTACCTCGGCGAGGACTGA